The sequence AGCACGATACCCGCGCGCTCGCCTACCGCGATCCTGCCGGCTTCCAGGCGATCATCGATGCGATTGTCGGCGTGACCGTGGAATACCTGATCGGCCAGATCCAGGCCGGGGCCGAGGCGGTGCAGCTGTTCGACAGCTGGGCGGGCAGTCTGGCCCCAAGCGAGTTCGAGCGCTGGGTGATTGCGCCCAATGCGGCGATCGTCCGGCAGCTCAAGGCCAAGATTCCCAACGTGCCGATCATCGGCTTTCCAAAGGGCGCGGGTGAAAAGCTGGGGGCCTATGCCCGCGAGACGGGGGTCGATGCGATCGGGGTCGATGAAACGATCGATCCGGTCTGGGCCGCGCGCGAACTACCGCCGGGCATGCCGGTTCAGGGCAACCTCGATCCCCTGCTGCTGCTGGCCGGCGGGGAGGAACTCGATCGCCAGGCGCTGCGCGTGCTCGAAGCCTTTGCCGATCGCCCGCATGTCTTCAACCTGGGCCACGGCATTGGCCAGACCACCCCGATCGAACATGTCGAGCAATTGCTGGCGCTGGTACGGAGCTGGAAGCGCTAGTATGATCCAGCCATGCTTTCGTGGGTGCTCAGCATGACTTATCTCTGGCTCAAGGCGGGCCATGTCACCTTCGTGATCTTCTGGATGGCGGGGCTGTTCATGCTGCCGCGCTTCTTCGTCTACCATCAGGAGGCGGAGCCCGGTTCGGCCGAGGAAGCCCGCTGGATCGATCGCGAACGCCGCTTGCTGCGGATCATCCTGTGGCCGGCGATGGGTGTTACCTGGGCACTTGGTCTGGCCCTGGCCTTCTCGATCGGGGCGTTCACCCAGCCGTGGTTCCATGCCAAGCTGGGCCTGGTACTGATTCTCAGCGCCTACAACGTCTGGATGGCTGGCTATGCCGCGGATCTCGCTCAGGGCAGACGGCGGCTGGAGGGCAAGCGCCTGCGGATCCTCAACGAGGTGCCGGGCATTGCCACCGTGCTCATTGCCATCATGGTGATCGTGAAGCCCTTCTGAAGTTGCGGCGTTGACCCTTCGCGTCTGAAGGCCTATCTCTCGACCGTCCGGCATGGGCGCGCGCCATTGACGACGCGCCACGATCCGCTTTCTCCAAGCCCATCGATCGACCGGCCATCACAGCCTGCGCCTATGCGCAACACACGGAAATACAACGATAATGCATCTTAAAGAACTCAAGAAGAAAACCCCCGCCGAGCTGGTCGAGATGGCCGAAGAGCTTGAGGTTGAAGCCGCATCGACGATGCGCCGCCAGGACCTGATGTTCGCGATCCTCAAGGAATTGGCCGAGGATGGCGAGGAAATCATCGGCCAGGGCACGATCGAAGTACTGGCCGATGGCTTCGGCTTCCTGCGCAGCCCGGAAGCGAACTATCTGGCTGGTCCCGACGATATCTATGTCTCGCCCAACCAGGTCCGCAAATGGGGCCTGCGCACCGGCGATACGGTTGAAGGCGAGGTCCGCGCCCCCAAGGATGGCGAGCGCTACTTCGCGATCACCAAGCTGATCAGCATCAACTTCGACGAGCCCGAAGTGGTCCGTCACCGCGTCAATTTCGACAACCTGACCCCGCTCTACCCGGATGAGCGGCTCAATCTCGATACGCTTGACCCGACGGTCAAGGACAAGTCGGCCCGCGTGATCGACATCATCAGCCCGCAGGGCAAGGGCCAGCGCGCCCTGATCGTGGCGCCGCCGCGCACCGGCAAGACCGTGTTGCTGCAGAATATTGCCAAGGCGATCACCGACAATCATCCGGAAGTGTTCCTGCTGGTCCTGCTGGTCGATGAACGGCCCGAGGAAGTGACCGACATGCAGCGTTCGGTGAAGGGTGAGGTGATCTCTTCAACCTTTGACGAGCCGGCAACGCGCCACGTCCAGGTCGCCGAAATGGTGATCGAAAAGGCCAAGCGCTTGGTCGAACACAAGCGCGACGTGGTGATCCTGTTGGATTCGATCACGCGCCTTGGCCGTGCTTACAACACCGTCGTGCCCAGCTCGGGCAAGGTGCTGACCGGCGGTGTCGATGCCAACGCCCTGCAGCGTCCCAAGCGCTTCTTCGGCGCGGCGCGCAACATCGAGGAAGGCGGCTCGCTCTCGATCATCGCCACGGCGCTGATCGATACCGGCAGCCGCATGGACGAGGTGATCTTCGAAGAGTTCAAGGGCACCGGTAACTCGGAAATCGTGCTCGACCGCAAGGTCGCGGACAAGCGCATCTTCCCGGCGCTCGATGTCGGCAAGTCCGGCACCCGCAAGGAAGAGCTGCTGGTCGGCAAGGACAAGCTCAGCAAGATGTGGGT comes from Novosphingobium ginsenosidimutans and encodes:
- a CDS encoding CopD family protein gives rise to the protein MTYLWLKAGHVTFVIFWMAGLFMLPRFFVYHQEAEPGSAEEARWIDRERRLLRIILWPAMGVTWALGLALAFSIGAFTQPWFHAKLGLVLILSAYNVWMAGYAADLAQGRRRLEGKRLRILNEVPGIATVLIAIMVIVKPF
- the rho gene encoding transcription termination factor Rho produces the protein MHLKELKKKTPAELVEMAEELEVEAASTMRRQDLMFAILKELAEDGEEIIGQGTIEVLADGFGFLRSPEANYLAGPDDIYVSPNQVRKWGLRTGDTVEGEVRAPKDGERYFAITKLISINFDEPEVVRHRVNFDNLTPLYPDERLNLDTLDPTVKDKSARVIDIISPQGKGQRALIVAPPRTGKTVLLQNIAKAITDNHPEVFLLVLLVDERPEEVTDMQRSVKGEVISSTFDEPATRHVQVAEMVIEKAKRLVEHKRDVVILLDSITRLGRAYNTVVPSSGKVLTGGVDANALQRPKRFFGAARNIEEGGSLSIIATALIDTGSRMDEVIFEEFKGTGNSEIVLDRKVADKRIFPALDVGKSGTRKEELLVGKDKLSKMWVLRRILMQMGTIDAMEFLLDKMKDSKTNEDFFATMNQ
- the hemE gene encoding uroporphyrinogen decarboxylase, with amino-acid sequence MPGLLLRTLSGENMAERPVWLMRQAGRYLPEYRALRASKGGFLNLVYDSEAAAEITLQPIRRFGFDGAILFSDILIVPYAMGQDLEFLVGEGPHMSPRLLDAALTSLTAVPGRLSPIYETVRLVKAALPGDKTMLGFAGSPWTIATYMVAGEGSRDQHDTRALAYRDPAGFQAIIDAIVGVTVEYLIGQIQAGAEAVQLFDSWAGSLAPSEFERWVIAPNAAIVRQLKAKIPNVPIIGFPKGAGEKLGAYARETGVDAIGVDETIDPVWAARELPPGMPVQGNLDPLLLLAGGEELDRQALRVLEAFADRPHVFNLGHGIGQTTPIEHVEQLLALVRSWKR